The DNA window TGTTTCGTGATGTTATACCAGTTTGTCGCGAGGTCTTACTTTTGCCCAGACGATTAAATCGGTAATTATAAATACTATATCGTAGTTATTTTGTTTATATACTACGAAAACATTTTAACGTATGGAAAAGTCGTCGGCAGTGCCCGTGTTAATTGAGTGGGAGCGGTATTGTGACGAACATCCGCATGGGAATCTGCGCGAGTTTGCCAGTTGGCTGCTCAACACACTCGACCCGATCCGCGAAACACCGGCCAAGCCCGCAACTGAATCGCTACCGACAAATGACGCATCGTTGCCCGACGCCCTTCAGCAGGACGATGATTTTCTGTCTTGGTTTTATATGAGTCGGCTTAATCGATTCGTACGCTTTTACGCCAAGTCGATCATGGCCGAGCACAGCTTTTCCGGACCTGACGAATTCCTGTTTCTGTCAATGATTCACTACATGGATCGGCCTACGAAGAAGGAGGTATGCCTGGCCAACGCCGTCGAACTGACGACTGGTGTAGACATCCTACGTCGGCTCATGAAGCGTGGATTGATCCTGGAAGCAACCGACGAGCGCGACGCCCGATCGAAGCGGTTGTCGCTGACAGACAGCGGCCGTACGATGGTTCAGGTCGTCGGCAAGCAGTTGGAGGAGATACCGCACAGCGTACTGGCCGACCTGAGCGAAGCCGACCGCCGGCAATTCATGCAAACCCTACAATACCTCAACAACTACCATCTCCTGAACTACAAGCTGTAGCGGTGTGCGGTGTAGCTTGGACCGGTGCGCGGTGTAGCCTGGACGTCCACGTCCGGGTGGGCGCGAAGCGACCAAGAAGCTGCCCATATAGATAAGTTGCCCTGCCGGGCACCCGGACGTGGACGTCCAGGCTACACATTCTCGGTCAGGGTAACTACTCGTAGCGCTATCTCCTCGGCCGTTCACCCACCCGGACGTGGATCGCACCGCGCCACGGTGGCCGGCGCACCGGTCTGGGCTATACCAGTTCGGGCTACACGCATGCAGCCAATTTCATCTGTTTAGAAAATTTCTAAATAACATTTGTTTTTATTTGGATTGATTACAAACAAGGTCGATGTTTGCAGCGAACCTTCTGGTAAACGTTATGCGCTGCACCTATCGAACCCTTGCTGATTCGCCCAATGGCCGCGTCGGGCTGTACGGAGAAATCGCTTCCTGCCTTGATTCGCACGACGCGCACCACAATGTTGTCTTCGAGTACGGGAACATCACGCAGTGGCTGGCCTACGATGAGTTAGTGCAGCTGGAATGGAACGTGCGGCATGTCGATCCCGACGCGTATTTCGAGGTGCATCCGTACGATAGCCGCGTTCATCTGTCGACGCCATCGCCGTACCTCTGCTTTAGTTTCTTGCCGAACGAACTGATCGAGTTGCGGGCGTTGCTGTCGGACGCGGTGGCCAGCATAACCGACTTTCAGCGGCAGTGGGAGCGCATTCTTAACGAGTCAGTCAACTAGGTCGCCCTATGCCCGTCTCGCTACTGCTCTGCCTGCTCCTTCAGCAAACGCCAACCCCGCCCGCCGATACGATGCGGAGCCGGTCGCTCGACGCGGTCGTTGTGACGGCGACGCGGACCGAGCGGCAGGTTGGCTCGTTGCCGATGCCAGTAACGGTGGTGGGGAAAGCGCAGATTCAGCAGTCGGGCAGTTTGCGGCTCAACGATATCCTGCGCGAACAAACCGGCCTGACCATCGTCAGTGACCACGGACAGGGGCTTCAGATTCAGGGTTTTGCCCCCGATTACACGCTGATCCTGGTCGATGGTGAGCCACTGATTGGCCGCACCGCCGGTACGCTCGACCTGAACCGGCTGACGGTGGGTAATATCAAGCAGATCGAGATCGTAAAAGGCCCGTCGTCGAGTCTGTACGGGTCGGAAGCACTGGCGGGCGTGGTCAACATCATCACCGAAAACCCGAACCGCACGCAGGGAAGTGTGTCGGCGCGGTACGGTGCCAACCGCACCAGCGACCTGACTGGCGACGTATCGCTGCGGGCGGGAAAAACCAACCTGTATCTGTTCGGGAACCGCTACGCATCGGCGGGCTACGACCTGACCCCCGAAACGTTCGGCAGCACGGTGTCGCCATTCACCAACTACACCGGCAGCGGTCGCCTGACGAGCCAACTGTCGAACCGGCTAAAGCTGACCCTGACGGGCCGTTACTTCGCCGAGAATCAAAACGCCGATGCGCAACTGACTGATCGACAGGTTGTGCTGGGTGCTGGAAAAGTCAACGAATACACGATTAACCCGGTTGTGACGCATCAGGTGTCGGCCGCGTGGAAGCTGATGTATCGCTACTACCGGTCGGGCTACAGCACATCGAGCGATCTCCGCTACCAGACGACCGGGGCCGAATACGACGCCAGTTATTTCCGGCAAACGTTTAACCGGCCCGAACTGGTGGTCGAACGGACAATTCGCAACCGCCATTTTCTGACCGTGGGCGTGGGGTACATCGGAGAAAGCGTGGAAGCGACGCGCTACCCCGGTCGGCAGGTATTTTCGACGCGCTATGGCTTTGCGCAGTTTGAATGGGTACCAACCCGGCGACTGACGGTTATCGCCGGGGGCGTTACGACGACCACAGTCAATACGCGTCGCAGGTTAGTCCTAAGCTGTCGGCGCGCTACGAACTAAGCCCAACACTGGCACTGCGGGGTAGTGGTGGGGTGGGGTTCAAAGCCCCCGACTTCCGGCAGTTGTACCTCAATTTTGACAACGGTGTGGTGGGGTACAGCGTCTTCGGTACGCAGGAAATAGCCGCCGGAATCGCCCGCCTGCAACAGCAGGGGCAGATTGCCGAAATCCTGGTCGATCCAACGCGGTTTGGGGCTATCCGGGCCGAAAGTTCGGTCGCTTTCAATCTGGGGCTGGCGGCCAATTTTCAGCAGAAATACGACTTGCCGTTACGGCTGTCGGTCAATCTGTTTCGCAATGACGTGCACGACCTTATTGAAACGCAGGTTGTCGCCCAGAAAACCAACGGGCAGAACGTGTTCAGCTACACCAACCTGAGCCGGGTCTTCACGCAGGGGGTCGAAATCGACGGGAGTTACCGGCTGACGCTGGGCGCGGGGCGGCTGACGATGAGCGCGGGCTACCAGTATCTCGACGCCCGCGACAAGAGCGTGGTCGACGCCATCCGGGCGGGGCAGGTGTTCCGGCGCAATCCTGAAACGCTGGTAACGGAGCAAGTAAAACCAGCCGACTACGGCGGACTGCTGAACCGGTCGCGGCACATGGCGAATCTGAAAGCTTTCTACGAATTGCCCAAACAGGGGCTGTCGGCATCGGTGCGGGGTATTTACCGGAGTCGCTACGGATTCGCCGACCGCAACGGTAACCTGATTCTTGACACCGACAGCGAATACGTGCCCGGCTACATGACCTGGCACGTGACGGCCGCCAAAACGATCCGGCAACTGACGGTGCAGGTGGGTATCGACAACCTGACCGGCTACACCGACCCGCAGTACATCCCGACACTGGCCGGTCGGCTCTGGTACGCCAGTCTGCGCTGGAACTGGCAACAACGAGCTGCAACACAACCAAACTCCCTATAAATCAATCTGTAATCTCCCAACCAGTACACGCTATGAAACTAACTGCCAACCTGACCTTACTCGCCCTTTCAACTGCCCTGCTGACTGCCTGCTCTAAAGACGACAACGCCGTAACGACGCAGCCGGTACAATCGCTGACGGTGCGCGATCTGCCCGCCGACCCGGTATCGACCACAGCCAGCAGTGGAACGGCTACTCAGCCGGTAGCCGCCACGGGTAAGTACACGCTCTACAGCCTGCGCGACAATAAAGTCGTCGCCAACACCGATTCGGCCAGCAATAAGTGGGACATCGGTTTTCGCAGCACCGCCATCATCATCAACGGTGGCGCGATCCGGTCGGGGCAGGGCGGGGCCAACGTGTATACGGGTACGTTCGACGCGCTGACCGCCATTCCGACATCGACCACCTTCGCGCAGGATCAGTCGGCGACCCAATTGGCGGTGCCGGGCGGTTCGGGCAACGGCTGGTACAACTACAGCAGCACGACCAATTTGATATCGGCCATACCGGGTCGGGTGCTGTTGATCCGCACCGGCGACGGCACCAAATATGCTAAACTGGAAATTCTGAGCTATTACCTCGGTGCTCCCGCCAGCCCGACCAGTACGACGCCCAGCCGCTACTTTACCTTCCGCTACACATACCAACCCAGCGGCTCCACGACGCTTAACTAGTTCATGGTTCGTAGTTGTCTCAGACAACTTCTAGCTGTCGTAGCCGCGTCAGCAGCTGACTGATAGCTTACAACTTGGCCTGTCGGCCAGACAGCAGGATGCTGTCTGAGACAACCACGAACTACCAACTACAAACCACAAACTCTTAAGTCCTTAGCCGAGGTGGTCGGTAACGTGGGGTCGGAACCCACAGGCGCAGCCGCCGGCCACCCGCTAAGGCACAACTTACCGTCAACATCCTTACCATGAATAACTCGCTTAATACGCCAATCCAACTAGCCCGCAGCCCACGGGGCGAAGTGATACTGTATGCCGACTTGGACCTGTGGTATTCGTTTCGCTTCGGGGCGCTGCAACGGTATTTGACCGCCGACGAGTTTCACCGGCTTCACGAGTCGGCCATGAATGTCGACCTAAACACGTTGCCCGATGCTGCCCGGACCATGCTGACCCCGCCATCGGCCGGTGAATCCCCAGTCATAACACTGTTCGGCCGATTGACGCAGCGCGACCTGCTGGAACTGAAAGAATTGCTGGGCCGGGCGGCTTTGCTGGTCACGGCGCTGAACCGAATCTGGAACGACCTTAACTAAATCGACTCAACTTTTTCGCGCATGAAACACAACCATAACTTCCGGACGCTGGCCGAAAATACGATCGGTTATGTCGGTATCTGCGACGGCTGCCGCACCGTTAACGTCGCGTTTCAGAATTCGCTGTTCTGCCTGACACTCGATCAGTTCGAGACGTTTTCGGAGATGATTTTCGAACGGCAGGCTATGCGCCCATTCTGCACCACACACGGTAAAGAGCTACTTCTGCCGACGCCCATGCCGAACTACTTTCTGCTGTTCAGCGACGATGATCTGAACAGTCTGAGTACGCTGCTACGTGAAGCTGCCCCGGTCTTAGCCGCCGAACAAATCCTCGATCTAAGCCGGGCGAATTAACGGTTTTCAGTTTACGGGTTTCGGTTTACGGTGGTGCCCAACTCGCTTTTGAACCGGGGGTAGTAAGTACTGGTCCGTTTACCCCCCAGCCCCCTGAAGGGGGAGCATTCCGCAAATGAACCACTCCCCTTCAGGGGGCTGGGGGTAGGCCCACGGGATAAAACTTGCCCAAAACAAGGCGAGGGGAATGCCTGAACAACACTAAACCACAAACATCAAACTCAACTATGAAACACTTCCTGCTTGTGCTGGTATTGCTGGCATCTGGTGTTGTCCGGGCGCAAACGGCCCCGCCCCGTATCGTGTCGCTCGACGGAACGGTCAGCGAAATTCTGAGCGATCTGGGGCTTGAAAATCGGTTGGTTGGCGTCGACGTGACGAGCACTTACCCGGAATCGCTGAAGAAACTGCCGAAGGTGGGCCACAACCGGACCATCTCTGCCGAAGGCGTACTCGCCCAGCAGCCAACGTTGGTCCTGACGACCGAGAAGGCCGGTACTAAAGCCGAGGTGCTCGACCAGATCCGGTCGGCGGGGGTGCAGGTGGTGTCATTCAGGCAGGAGTTTTCAGTTGAGGGGACGAAGAAGCTCATCAACGACGTCGCTGCCGCCTGCCGCGTACCGAGTAAAGCCAAAGCCCTGACCCGCCGGGTCGATACCGAGGTGGCGAAGGTGCAGAAAGCGACGGGTAAGCCGAAAGTGCTGTTTATCTACGCCCGTGGAACCGGTACGATGCTGGTAGCGGGCACCGGCACACCGGTTGAGAAGATGATCGAACTAGCAGGCGGTCAGAACGCAACGCCCCAGTTTACGGATTTTAAACCCCTCACGACCGAAGCCCTCGTTGCCGCCGACCCCGACGTAATCCTGCTATTCGACAGTGGGCTGGAGAGTCTGGGTGGCCCTGCCGGCCTGATGAGTGTACCGGGAATAGCGCAGACGAAAGCGGGTAAAAACCGCAAATTCGTCACCATGGACGGCCACCTGCTGACCGGCTTCACCCCCCGACTCGGCAAAGCCCTAAGTGAATTATCGAAAGAAATCGCCCTGACCGGTCGGCCGCTGTAAGTCGGTTTAAGGTTTCCGGTTTAACGTTTAATGTTGAACACAACGAAGCTGCGACGACAACGGCACGCTATTAATCATCCTGCGAAAACTAGAAACTGTAAACCGAAAACCGACTTCATGCTAACCCAAACGCCACCGATACTTACAACACCCCGCGCTTCGGCTGTTCGTCCGGTACCCCGGCGAAGCTGGCTGCTGCCTGCGCTGGCGGCCGGGCTTGTGGTGACGGTCTTATTGTCGGCGGGCGTTGGGGCGGTGGCTATTGCGCCAGGTGAGGTACTACGAATTTTGGCCGGTTGGCTGGGTATTGCTACTGATGTCAATCAAACGAAGGCCGTTATTCTGACGACCATTCGATTGCCAAGAGTGTGTTTGGGTATGCTGATTGGATCGGGGTTAGCCGTGGCGGGCGCGGCTATGCAGGGTTTGTTTCGGAACCCGCTGGCCGACCCCGGTTTGATCGGTATTTCGTCGGGCGCGTCGCTGGCGGCTGTACTTATGATCGTGCTGGAAGTGACGCTCTTTCAAAAACTGGCGGGCCTGGCCGGGTACTACGCGCTGTCGCTGGTGGCGTTTGCCGGCGCCTGCGGTACCACACTGTTGGTGTATAGGCTGGCGCGGGTATCGGGCCGGTCGGTTGTTACGACGATGCTGCTGGCGGGTATTGCTATCAACGCGCTGGCCGGTGCGCTGACGGGCCTGCTGACGTACATGGCCACCGACGATCAGCTACGGACGATCACGTTCTGGGCACTGGGTAGTCTGGGCGGGGCGTCGTGGACGACCGTGCTGGTACTACTGCCGTTTATGGCGGTTGTGCTAATTGGGATGCCCCGGCTGGCGAAGTCGCTGAACCTGCTGGCCCTCGGCGAAAGTCAGGCGGCTATGCTGGGCGTGAACCTGACGAGCCTGAAACGGCAGGTTATTATCCTGTCAACGCTGGCGGTGGGTACGTCGGTGGCCGTTGCGGGCGTGATTGGCTTCGTCGGGCTGGTCATCCCGCACCTGATCCGGCTGGTAGCTGGCTCCGACCATCGGCGCGTCCTGACCGGTTCGGCACTCGGCGGGGCTATCGTCCTGACCGGAGCCGATGCTCTGTCGCGGACGATTGTCGCCCCGGCGGAACTGCCCATCGGCATTCTGACGGCCCTGATCGGCACCCCCGTTTTTCTCTGGATGCTGATTCGACAACGAAATCTTGGGTAGAAGTGGCCCCGTAGGAACCGTAAACCGTAAACCGAATACCGGGAATCGCTCATGCTGCAAACCGAACAACTAACCTACCGAATCGGCCAGCGAACGCTCGTCAACAGTGTGTCGATGCGGGCGCGGGCGGGCGAACTGCTGGCCATCGTCGGACCGAACGGCGCGGGTAAATCGACGCTGCTGCGACTCTGCGCGGGTGAGTTGACGCCTACATCGGGTCAGGTGGCCTGGGCGGGGCAGCCGCTTGGCGTATATTCGGGTTCTGAACTGGCTCGGCTGCGCGGCTTCCTGCACCAGCAAAACACATTGGCGTTTCCGTTTCGGGTCGATGAACTGGTGCTCATGGGCCGTTACCCGCACTATGGTTCGCAGCCGGGGGAGACCGACTACGCCATCGCCGAAGAAGCCCTGCGCATGGTGGACATGATCGCTTTTGCCGACCGGATCGTGACGACACTGTCGGGGGGAGAGCAGCAGCGTGTACAGCTTGCGCGGGTGCTGGCCCAACTTTGGAACGTGAACGAGGGGTTGCTGCTGCTCGATGAACCAACGACCGGACTCGATTTATTACACCAGCATCAACTCCTCGGTATTGCCCGGCAGATGGCCCGGCGCGGTTACACGGTGGTTGCTGTATTGCACGATCTGAATATGGCCGCGCAATACGCCGACCGACTATTGATGCTCCGTTCGGGGCGCATCGAAGCGATTGGCACACCCACCGATGTGCTGACGCCCACGCTCATCGAACGCGTTTTTAACGTACCTGTTCAATTAATCAACAACCCCATAACCCACAGCCCGATGGTGGTGGTGGGCAGGGTTTAATGTTTATAGTTTGACGTTCAAGGTTGAAACGCCGACGGACGCGAACATTAAACCTTGAACCTTAACCGTTAAACCTAAAGACATGACTCAAACAGAAACCTTGACTTCCCGCTGGGCTGAGTTGCGCCAGCAGCAACCCAATCTGCGCATTCGCGATGCCGCCCGGCAACTGGGCGTGAGTGAAGCCGAACTGCTGGCAACCGGCGTCGGCAAAACCGTTGTCCGGCTGGCGGGTGACTTCCGTGACCTGCTCAAACAGGTGACGACGCTGGGTCACGTAATGGCCCTGACTCGCAACGACGCGCTGGTTCACGAACGCAAAGGCACCTACGAAAAGGTGTCGTTCAGCGGGCACATGGGTCTGGTGCTCGGCCCAGACATCGATCTGCGGTTGTTTATGAGTCGCTGGACGTTCGGCTTTGCCGTTGACGAAAATGGGCGGAAGAGCCTACAATTCTTCGACGCGCAGGGGCAGGCTGTTCACAAAATCTATCTCACCGAGCAGTCGGACCGGGCCGCGTACGACGCATTGGTCGATCACTTTAAAGCACCTGACCAAAGCGACGAATTGGCCCTGGAACCAACCCCCGACCGAACCATCGACCAGCCCGACAATGAAATCGACGTTGCTGGTTTTCAGCAGGATTGGCTGGGGATGAAGGATACACACGAGTTTTTTGGCCTGCTTCGTAAATACGGCGTGGGGCGGCAGCAGGGCCTTCGACTGGCCCCCGACGGCCACGCCCAGCTGCTGACGATGGACCACGTCAAACAGGCTATGACGCTGGCGTCGGAGCGTATGGTACCCATTATGGTATTCGTGTCGAATCCCGGCTGTATTCAGATTCACACGGGACCGGTGAAGAAACTGGCACAGATGGGGCCGTGGTACAACGTTCTCGATCCGCTGTTCAACCTGCACCTCAACGAAACGCTGATCGGGCAGGTATGGCTCACCAAAAAGCCCACCGCCGACGGTATCGTAACAAGCCTGGAACTGTTCGACACCGATGGACAGAACGTGTGTCTGATCTTCGGCGAACGCAAACCCGGCAAACCCGAGCTGGAATCCTGGCGCGAAATTGTGGGGGATGTGGCCTCACCCCAACCCCTCTCCTAAAACAGGAGAGGGGCTATAAATGGGGAGAAGTTATTGCTTGAGAGAATATACGTCATTTCGACTAGTAGACACATCTAGTCACCCCTCTCCTGTTCTAGGAGAGGGGCCGGGGGTGAGGTCAACTACACTGCCTTCTTCCGCGAGCCCCGTGCAGGTTTGCCGCTGTAAGCTGCGATGATTCGCAGTACTTCGGCACCAATCTGGCGGGCGCGGGTTTTACCGAATCCCTTTACGGCCATCAGTTCGTCCAGATTCGACGGACGCTGACTGACTAGGTCGGAAATGGTTTTGTGGGGCAGCACCTTGAAACCCGTCGTGCCGTGTTCGCCCGCTAGTTCGTTGCGCCACTTCATCAGCGCGCTGTAGAGGTCGCCCTTTACGAAGTCTCCCGCTTTCTCGGTGGGTGCGTTCTTTTTGCGGGTTGGTACAAAATCCAGCTCGACCTTGTGGCGAGCCTGCTGATAAACTGTCGTGTCGAACGACGTTTGCAGCGTGGAGAAACCGGCCTGTTTGCTCAGCAGCTCTTTCTCCAGCTCGTCGAAGCTTTCCAAAAGACTTTCGAGAGCCTGTTTGTTCTTGGTGGTTGTGTCGAAGCGGTAGAGCAGGGGGAGGGCTTCGTCGGCGAGCAGGGCGTGGAAATAGCCGCCCGCTTTCTGAAGCCGCTCGCGTAGCGGTTCGTTATCCTCGGGTAGCAGGTCGGGCGAGAAGTAGCCGGGCAACTGCCGCACGAACCGCCGGGATACGTCGCGACCTTTTCCAGTCAGCAACTCCGTCAGTTCAAGCAGTTTCTGCATCAGATCACTCGTAAAAGCCCCGCTGTGGTCGTGGATGACCTTGCGTGACCGGTACAGCAACGAGTGCACGTACTCAAACGAAAACAGTTCTTCGAGTAGCTGTTCCTGATACGCCCGCTTGGCATCGGTCAGGTGTTGCTCGGTGGGTGTCTGCTGCTGCACCTGCTCGTGAAATTCGTCCAGCGTGTGCTCGCTTTTGATGCTGTGCATCGGGATTTCAGCCCGCAGCACCAGCCCGTCGAGTGTTTTACAACGGCTCAGCGCCACGTACACCTGCCCGTGGGCAAAAGCCGCCGACGCATCGATAATCGCCCGCTCGAAGGTCAGCCCCTGACTTTTGTGAATCGTGATGGCCCACGCCAGCTTCAGCGGGTATTGCGTAAACGTGCCGATAACGTCGCTGGTGATTTCTTTCGTTTCCGGGTCGAGGGCATAACGGATATTCTCCCACATGACCCGGTCGACCGCCAACGACTTGCTTTCGCCCTGACATTCCACGTAAATCCGATCATCGTCAAAATCCGTCACGCGCCCAATCTTGCCGTTGTAGTAGAGCTTGTCGCGCGATATGTCGTTTTTGATGAACATCACCTGCGCGCCAATTTTCAGGTCGAGATCGGCGTCGGTGGGGAAGGCGTGGGCGGGAAATTCCTTATCGATTTCCGCTTCAAACGAGTGCAGCTTACCTTTCAGCGCCTTCAGTTTTTCGCTGTTGATCTGCTGCGCCCGCTGGTTGTGCGTCGACAACGTGATGTACCCGTCGCGATCGTCGGGTGCAAAGTCGGGAACGTAATGCTGGTTTAGATCAGTCAGTTGATCACGCGTTATGGTCTTTTCCCGGATGCCATTCAGCAGGTCGATAAAGCGCTGATCCGACTGCCGGTAGATGTGCGTCAGCTCGATCGACACGTAGGGCGTCTGTTGCAGGGCACGGCTTCCGAAAAAATAGCCGGTGTCGTAATAGGGACTGAGCAACTGCCAGTCTTCGTCGCGGATGACGGGTGGTAACTGCTGCATGTCGCCGATGAGCAGCAACTGTACCCCGCCAAACGGCTCCGACCGGTGTCGATACCGGCGCAGCACCTCATCGATGCCGTCGAGCACGTCGGCCCGCACCATACTGATCTCGTCGATTACCAGCAGATCGAGCGTGCGGAAAATCTTGATTTTTTCGCGGTTGATGTTGTTCTCGCGGGCCGCGCTGCCGGGTACCAACGGCCCGAACGGCAGCTGAAACAGCGAGTGAATCGTAACACCACCGGCGTTGATGGCTGCTACGCCCGTTGGGGCCACAACAACCATCCGCTTACCAACCGACTGCCGAATCTGACGCAGAAACGTTGTTTTACCCGTGCCGGCCTTTCCCGTCAGAAAGACATTGCGGCTGGTGTGCATCACGAAACTATGGGCAAGGTCGAGTTTCTCGTTCACGGGGGCAGGCTTGTCGGTGGATATGATTAACGGTTTCGGCCACCCCGCCGGTTCCGATCTATTGGACAGGATTTTTTCGTTAGACAGGATTACAGCTGGGCCGCCATCGCGGATTAGCAGAATTTATTGTTGGTGTATCTGAAATCAAATCCTGTCAATCCGCGACGGCGGCCCGGCTGTAATCCTGTCCAACAAAATCATTCCCGCGAAAGGGCGATGATGACGGCACCAACGACCATGATGGCCGCACCGAGCGCAACCTGCCAGTTGATTTTTTCTTTCAAAAAGACAGCCGCCAGAATGACCGAAAAAACCAGCGTCAGATTCGTCAGGGGCGATACCTGCGATGCGTTGCCCAGCTTCAACGCCCGAAACGACAGCAGCGACGACCCACACGTAACGACGCCCGCAATCAGCAGGAAAATCCAGCTGCGCCGGTCGATGCTGGCTAGGTCAGGGAGTTTGCCCTGCCCGATAATGACGCCCCACGACACGAGTAGAATCATGATCGCCTGCACGGCAAACGCCAAATTAGAATCGACGTTTTTGACCCCGGCTTTGGTCAGCGTCACAACGATTGCCGAG is part of the Spirosoma rhododendri genome and encodes:
- a CDS encoding AAA family ATPase yields the protein MNEKLDLAHSFVMHTSRNVFLTGKAGTGKTTFLRQIRQSVGKRMVVVAPTGVAAINAGGVTIHSLFQLPFGPLVPGSAARENNINREKIKIFRTLDLLVIDEISMVRADVLDGIDEVLRRYRHRSEPFGGVQLLLIGDMQQLPPVIRDEDWQLLSPYYDTGYFFGSRALQQTPYVSIELTHIYRQSDQRFIDLLNGIREKTITRDQLTDLNQHYVPDFAPDDRDGYITLSTHNQRAQQINSEKLKALKGKLHSFEAEIDKEFPAHAFPTDADLDLKIGAQVMFIKNDISRDKLYYNGKIGRVTDFDDDRIYVECQGESKSLAVDRVMWENIRYALDPETKEITSDVIGTFTQYPLKLAWAITIHKSQGLTFERAIIDASAAFAHGQVYVALSRCKTLDGLVLRAEIPMHSIKSEHTLDEFHEQVQQQTPTEQHLTDAKRAYQEQLLEELFSFEYVHSLLYRSRKVIHDHSGAFTSDLMQKLLELTELLTGKGRDVSRRFVRQLPGYFSPDLLPEDNEPLRERLQKAGGYFHALLADEALPLLYRFDTTTKNKQALESLLESFDELEKELLSKQAGFSTLQTSFDTTVYQQARHKVELDFVPTRKKNAPTEKAGDFVKGDLYSALMKWRNELAGEHGTTGFKVLPHKTISDLVSQRPSNLDELMAVKGFGKTRARQIGAEVLRIIAAYSGKPARGSRKKAV
- a CDS encoding EamA family transporter, with amino-acid sequence MWIVFALLAALASAIVVTLTKAGVKNVDSNLAFAVQAIMILLVSWGVIIGQGKLPDLASIDRRSWIFLLIAGVVTCGSSLLSFRALKLGNASQVSPLTNLTLVFSVILAAVFLKEKINWQVALGAAIMVVGAVIIALSRE